One part of the Gossypium raimondii isolate GPD5lz chromosome 1, ASM2569854v1, whole genome shotgun sequence genome encodes these proteins:
- the LOC105783185 gene encoding cell division control protein 2 homolog D — MEKPRQISAMEAFEKLEKVGEGTYGKVYRARERATGKIVALKKTRLHEDDEGVPPTTLREVSILRMLSRDPHVVRLMDVKQGQNKEGKTVLYLVFEYMDTDLKKYIRSFRQTGENIPVNIVKSLMYQLCKGVAFCHGHGVLHRDLKPHNLLMDRKTMTLKIADLGLARAFTLPIKKYTHEILTLWYRAPEVLLGATHYSTAVDMWSVACIFAELVTKQALFPGDSELQQLLHIFRLLGTPNEQVWPGVSSLPNWHEYPQWSAQSLASAVPNLDSDGLHLLSEMLQYDPSKRISAKKAMEHPYFADLNKAYI; from the exons ATGGAGAAGCCTAGGCAAATCTCAGCAATGGAGGCATTCGAGAAATTGGAGAAGGTGGGAGAGGGAACCTACGGAAAGGTATACAGAGCAAGAGAGAGAGCGACGGGGAAGATCGTAGCCTTAAAGAAGACTCGTCTCCACGAGGACGATGAAGGCGTTCCTCCCACCACTCTCCGCGAGGTCTCCATCTTGCGCATGCTCTCTCGGGATCCTCATGTCGTCAg ATTGATGGATGTTAAACAAGGACAAAACAAAGAAGGAAAGACTGTTCTTTACTTGGTATTTGAGTACATGGATACTGATCTCAAGAAATACATCCGCTCCTTTCGCCAAACTGGGGAGAACATTCCCGTTAACATTGTCAag AGCTTGATGTACCAACTGTGCAAAGGTGTTGCCTTCTGCCACGGTCATGGGGTTTTACACAG GGACCTTAAGCCTCACAATCTCCTCATGGATAGAAAGACCATGACCCTTAAAATAGCTGATCTCGGCCTAGCTCGAGCTTTTACTCTTCCCATTAAGAAGTACACTCATGAGATATTAACACTATGGTATAGAGCACCTGAAGTCCTTTTGGGGGCTACTCATTACTCAACTGCTGTGGATATGTGGTCTGTGGCCTGCATCTTTG CCGAGCTGGTCACCAAACAGGCTCTATTCCCTGGAGATTCTGAGCTGCAGCAGCTCCTTCATATTTTCAG GTTGTTGGGTACTCCAAATGAACAAGTCTGGCCTGGAGTAAGCTCACTACCAAACTGGCATGAGTATCCCCAGTGGAGCGCCCAGAGCCTGGCATCAGCTGTTCCTAATTTGGATAGTGATGGGCTACACCTGTTATCG GAAATGTTGCAATATGATCCCTCAAAGCGTATTTCAGCCAAAAAAGCTATGGAACATCCCTACTTTGCAGATCTGAACAAGGCTTATATTTGA